A region from the Antennarius striatus isolate MH-2024 chromosome 22, ASM4005453v1, whole genome shotgun sequence genome encodes:
- the lmod2b gene encoding leiomodin-2, with amino-acid sequence MSFFGYRRELSKYEDVDEDELLASLSPEELAELEKELADIDPDANVPIGLRQRDQTDKSPTGTFSRDSLMKYWENETRRLLEDEISGGSSKADKEEEDEECVTGDSGAEDEKDVENEKEREQTDEEDEEEDDEEEEEIEEEEEAVTEEEEDEEEEVEERDNKLKVEPSKDSGESSSQADAPMLLKPQRVEPMRLTPPPPPVDPNATGNPTVVDEALQRVLSDDPELTEVNLNNIDDISQETLIRFAEALRSNTHVRVFSLANTRADDPSALAIAKMLRENSSIVSLNIESNYVTGKGVMALVQALPGNNTLTELRFHNQRHMCGGQVEMEMVKILRENYTLIKLGYQFNLPGPRMSMTGILTRNQDRQRQKRLQEQRQQQQGAPEGAVNPRTTALKGTPRSSPYSSPRASPWSSPKIPKKQTPPAPPPPPPPPPPPPPPPPPPPPPRREKKPTRVIAEVIKKHEVGSKKAAKGKKAKKEKMKASGKDETTTILKELKNALRPVSMERRGEEGSRPSTPVRSAHDQLMESIRSSSISGLKRVDLPHYLR; translated from the exons ATGAGCTTCTTTGGGTACCGTCGAGAGCTTAGTAAGTACGAAGATGTCGACGAGGACGAGCTTTTGGCTTCCCTCAGCCCTGAAGAGCTGGCTGAGTTGGAAAAGGAGCTGGCTGACATCGATCCCGATGCCAACGTACCCATAGGACTCCGACAGAGAGACCAGACCGACAAGTCCCCAACGGGGACATTTAGCAGGGACTCGCTCATGAAGTATTGGGAAAATGAGACCCGTCGACTGCTGGAGGACGAGATAAGTGGAGGAAGCTCCAAAGCG gataaagaagaggaagatgaggagtgTGTGACCGGAGACAGCGGCGCAGAGGATGAGAAAGATGTTGAAAACGAGAAAGAAAGGGAgcaaacagatgaagaagatgaggaagaggacgatgaagaagaggaggagattgaggaagaggaggaagctgtgacagaggaagaggaagatgaagaggaagaggtggaggaacgagataataaattaaaagtcgAACCCTCAAAGGATTCGGGGGAGTCCTCGTCACAGGCCGATGCGCCGATGCTGCTGAAGCCGCAGAGGGTGGAGCCTATGAGGCTgactccaccccctccacctGTTGACCCGAACGCAACTGGAAACCCGACAGTTGTCGACGAAGCTCTGCAACGAGTCCTTAGCGACGACCCCGAACTCACAGAGGTCAACCTCAACAACATTGACGATATCTCACAG GAAACCCTCATCCGATTTGCTGAAGCGCTGAGGTCCAACACACACGTGCGTGTCTTTAGCCTTGCAAACACCCGAGCCGATGACCCCTCGGCTCTGGCCATCGCTAAGATGCTGAGGGAGAACTCGTCCATCGTCAGCCTGAATATAGAGTCCAACTATGTGACTGGGAAAGGCGTGATGGCCCTGGTCCAAGCACTTCCAGGAAACAACACCCTGACGGAGCTTCGGTTCCACAACCAGAGACACATGTGTGGCGGACAG GTAGAGATGGAAATGGTGAAGATACTTCGGGAAAACTATACCTTGATCAAGCTGGGCTACCAGTTCAACTTGCCCGGCCCCAGGATGAGCATGACGGGGATCCTCACCAGGAACCAGGACCGGCAGAGGCAGAAACGACTACAggagcagagacagcagcagcagggggcgccggAGGGAGCTGTTAACCCCAGAACCACTGCGCTG AAAGGAACTCCTCGCTCATCACCCTACAGCTCCCCCAGAGCCTCTCCTTGGTCCTCACCTAAAATCCCTAAAAAGCAGACTCCTcctgctccgcctcctcctccccctccaccacctcctcctccgccaCCTCCTCCCCCGCCACCTCCTCCTCGGCGGGAGAAGAAGCCCACCAGGGTGATCGCGGAGGTCATCAAGAAGCATGAGGTCGGCAGCAAGAAGGCAGCTAAAGGTAAAAAGGCCaagaaggagaagatgaaggcGTCGGGCAAAGATGAGACCACCACCATCCTGAAGGAGCTGAAGAACGCGCTGAGGCCCGTGtcgatggagaggagaggggaggagggcAGCAGGCCGTCCACGCCGGTGAGGTCAGCCCACGACCAGTTGATGGAATCCAtccgcagcagcagcatcagtggGTTGAAACGG GTTGACCTCCCACATTATCTCCgataa